The Synechococcales cyanobacterium T60_A2020_003 DNA window AGAGGCCGTGAGTGCTGGAAACAGGTTAAATCCCTGGAAAATGAACCCAATATTATGCAGCCGAAATTCGGCCAATTTACTGGACGCCATGCGGGTAATTTCCTCATCCAGCAACCAAACACGACCGCGGGTCGGCTTGAGAATCCCCCCTAAAATTGAAAGCAGCGTCGTTTTGCCCGACCCCGATGGCCCCATCAGAAGGTGAATTTCTCCTCCCCGAACCGTCAAGTTCACGTCCCGTAGGGCTTCAAACGACTGATTGCCATTCTGAAACGTCATGCCTATATGCTCAGCCACAATTGCCCGACACCGTTCAACGGGCAGACACTCTAACTTGGAGCGATGATTCTTCAAGGCTTTTTGCTTCTTTACGTTCGTCGGAAAAACAGTCATACCTTACTACTACGGTTGAGGTTATGGGAATGCACCCTAGGCTTTAAATACAATGGCTGGATCAACTCGCATCACTTTTTGAATGGCAAACAGCGCCGAGCCAACACACATTCCCGTCGTTACGAGAAACACTCCAAAGGCGGTTAAGGGCGTAATTAAAATCCGAATCCCTTGGGTTTCAAACGTCCAG harbors:
- a CDS encoding ABC transporter ATP-binding protein yields the protein MTVFPTNVKKQKALKNHRSKLECLPVERCRAIVAEHIGMTFQNGNQSFEALRDVNLTVRGGEIHLLMGPSGSGKTTLLSILGGILKPTRGRVWLLDEEITRMASSKLAEFRLHNIGFIFQGFNLFPALTASENIRIVLKLKGYSASASRKEAADLLEQVGLGDKRKMLPQQLSGGQKQRVAIARALAGSPPLIMADEPTAALDSKNGAAVIHLLRTLAKDKGTTVLMVTHDPRIMDVADRIAYLEDGHLQESPPMLPSE